CCATGATGGATGGATATCCCCGCTCCGGAAGCCCTAACAAGACCCTTGATTAGACCCTTCGTTAGACATCCACCCTCCAAACTCCAACCCCAGTTAGATCTACACCTCCAGTCATCCTCACGCAATGGCATATGACTACCCCAGCCCAATCCTCTTCACCGGCTAACGGCCCGGCGGTAAGTCTATTCAAGATGGAGGGGCATTATACAATAGACATAGGACATCCAAGCCCCCATACCGTTCTACCATCTACCATACTCAACCAGAAAACATCAACGTAAATcaacaaagcaaaacaaacaacccacCATGATCGACATCGCCCCCAAACCCACCCCCTCAATCTCCATAAGCATCGACAACGACACCATCCCCCTCGGCGAAACCGACCTAGCAATCCACGAGCTCCAAAGCGTCGCAAGGGAAGGCATCGCCCTAGGGGCCGGCACCGCCGCCGTCCTCCTCCAGATCGCACACCCCCTAGTCGGCCAGGGCGTTGCAGACCACAGCACCTTTGCCAGCCGCACCATCAGCCGCACGGAGTACACGCAGATGTACATCTTCGCGATGATCTTCGGgacggacgaggagaaaGCAGCGATGAAGGCTTGGGTGGACAAAGCGCATGCCCGCGTGAAGGGCGAAGCACAAGTACAAGTACAGAACAGCGGGGAATACAGGAACGAAGCGTATGACGCTATGAATCCTACCCTGCAGCTCTGGGTTGCTGCTACGATCTATGCGTCTATGGTGGGGATGTACGAGAAGGTTTATGGCGAGCTGCCGCCGCTCAAGGCGGAGCTTGTGTACCAGGCTTATGCGTGCATGGGGACGTCGCTGCAGGTGCCGCGGGAGATGTGGCCGGCTGATCGGAGGGCGTTTAAGGTTTATTGGGATGATGTGGTGCAGAACCAGCTGTATGTTACGGAGGATGCGAGAGGGGTGTTGGATGAGCTGTTTCATCCCAAGGGGTTGCCGCTGTGGGCGAGGCCGATTGCTTGGACGTTGTTGCCGATTGTCAGGCCGTTGACGGTTGAGCAGTTGCCGGTGAACGTGAGGGAGGGGTTTGGGTTGAAgtcgacgatggcgacgaggGCTATTGCTGGGTTGTTTATGTCGACGGTTATGGTTACTTATCCTGTTACGCCGGGGTTTATTCGCCATTGGCAGAAGACGTACTCGCTGAggctgatgaggaagagaatgaagaACCGTGGCGGGAAGTTGCTGAAGTTGTGACAAGCTCGGTCGATTCACGTCAGTTATGCTTATGAATGATGTATAAATTGTGATTCTAGTTAGTTTGATTGATTTATTTGAGTAAGCTGCAGAAGCCCTAACCAGTCCTGCTGTACACCCCTCACTCAGGGCATCTGACGAAATTGTTTCAAGCCAATCAAGATGTGGTGTTATCAAGAACGCCTCGCAGTACTAGAAcgtctcttcttcccaaacTTCAAGACTTAACATGTCATACGAGCGCTGAGACGGTAACTGTAAAGTATATGGATATAACTGACCATAAACCAGGCTTATTGATTACTTACAGGCCACAGTCAACCCCATCGCTACAATTCTAGGAAACCACTCGTCCAATGCCAGGAAGCTTGAGCACAAAGTATAACCAGTGTAAATTAAGCAATAAATGTAGATAACTAATGAGTTTATTTCTTCCTTTTAAACCGGGAAAACAGCCCTTTCGACTCCTTGGCTGGAATATCTATCTTCAGTGTCCCGATCTTATAGTCTTTCGCGTATCGCTGCAGAATATTATCGCCGTGGTACTTGCGGTATTTCTTGCTTGCGTCTGTACCGGCAACTCCAAGTAaaactagtacttattaGTTATTGTGGTCGAAGATATTAGGGGATGGTTGAGACGCACTCTTCTGCCCACCCGGATGCTCCTCCGAAAATTTGGTTAAATCATAAACAGTTCCATCAATAGCAAGCCACAGATCGCCATCCTTGTTATGGATTAACAGTTCGTCTCGCGTGTATATGTTGTCCACGTCGACAGGGATCACTGCGGGGGCTTCAGCCGTCTTTTCCGGTTGTACTGCGACGGACACGGTCGTTGTTTGTATTTCTGCCATGTGAATGGATTATAGCTTTATTTCTAGGTATTACCCCGGATTGGAAGAGGTACTGTTATTTATTAATGCCCTGCGCAGGACTGGCAGTCGCTTCTTCATGTGCCAGTCTTGGCTGGCGGTAGTGGTGGCCGAAGCGAGGAGCCGAGATGCCGCTAGCCCTCACTCTGACTCTTGGAGTCTGAGCTGGTCGGATTATCCGGTCAGGGTCTAGCATAAATCATGCAGATTGGCTGTCTTCTTGGATTCAGGCTAATTTCTCGTCAGAAAATATGGCAACAATGAGCAACAAGCTGTTTGCAGTTCCCCAGACAAAGCCACTAAATACAGGATAGTCAATGCTTTCTGGCGTCACTGGAGCTGTCTCTGAAAGGTTTGGTCGAAGACGACTGTTCAAATTCTCTACAGTACATCAGAATGACGCTCCAAATCTTACACGGACATGGCGAGTTAGCAGCCCAAGACTTGGACAGCCTGCCCGGTATAATCCGTACAATACGCGACAATCCTCCGGCATCTAAGACATAATTCGACCCCTTGGGAAAGATATTTGAATACTGAGGCCCAGTTCCCGGATGAGAGCAGGATAGCGATACTTACTACTCCATCAGATTGATGACCTTTTTACTAGACGGGCTGTATATTCAGTGGACCAGCAACCTCAAGAAACCACCTGAGGCTTCAAAGCTATAGGCAACAGATGACGCTGTCAGTCTTCCAGCGGATATTCCCAGTCAACCACGACAGCGATGCGAAATGACAATGCCAAGGCCGATATTGAGACGCCATCTTGACGCTTGATCTCTGATCTTTTACTTCTGTATGGAGGCTCGGAAGCCCTGGAGAACTCAGGTTCCAGACATGATATGCCATCGATCAAGCAAAAGACGGATGGTCTAGCGAGTTCACATACTGGTGAACAATTGGGTCAGCTTCTTGACATCTTCAAACCCGCGAGATAGGCGAAACTTGTCGTGATAGAGTCACTTGGATTGCCGTTTGCGGCATTACCACCCATCCTCATGTTTGGGGATTGACAGGCAATTGTTCTCCATATTCAATCAGACAATATCGCTTGGCTGCTGATCCTTATGAGGGGCTGTGAAATCATACGAGTTATCACCAGCTGTTGCGCAAAGAACGGTGTCATTGCCAAGATTTGTGACTAAAATCAATAAGCAGGTAGCATCTAAGAGCGAGATACGGTGTAGTGATTGACGTCTTGCGTGCTCTGATAGTCAGTTTAGCGAGTCTTGTCATTCACTATCAGGCAATCACGCTGCCAATGCTGCCAATTCCCGCCTAACCCGATACAACAGTTCCAAGAACGCCTCCTATTGCTTGTTAACTTGGCGCTGGCTTATCAACGATAAGGCTGATCATGTCAGGAAGTATGTTGAGAACAGGGAAACCGAAGCTCCCAATCGCAGCAACAGGATTCACTGATCGAAGGAGCGAAGGCTGTCGATCAGGCTCATGCAGGGCTCACAGTCATCTGTCATCAGGGGTTCACCGTTCCGCAAACAGCGTCAAGTTTCTCCAAACTCCACAGTCTGGCAGCGTCGCACCTGTCCCCACTCGTGCAGTTCCTGGATCGAGGCCTAACCGTATTAGTGTGATCGACTGGAACCTTCTCAGTAAGAACAATACTCACGCGTAAAGAGTAGCAGCTGTAGCACGTCCAACCGGTGGCCTGGATGAGTTCCAGCAGATCACATCCATAGATCACGTCCATGGGGCCAGTGCCTGGAAACAAGACAGCCGTATCAAACAGTAACAACAggaattaatatttaaatcgTTCAGGGGAAAGTCGCCAAGGGACACGCGGACATGACGTAAAGGACAAGCAATTGCGCGCGGAAGGTGAAAAGCTTCTTACGAATCAGCTAAAATTACCGGCCACTCACACGCCGCTTGCGGAACGCCCTCATTTCCCTGGCGGTGTTTCATTGGCTGCTTTGCGCCTGTGCACCCGTATCCACTTAGTCAGCAGCCTCCCCCCCTTGGCACCGCCGGTTGTTCTTCTCTCGGTCGGCGATTCTGTCTGAGTCCCTGATGCTGCTCAGTCGCTGTCTTCgccctctctcctccagcaacaaTGCGTCTCGCCTTCCTGGCCACCTGGCTGGCCTCTATCGGTCGCATATCGGCCCTGCAAATCCAGCTCGACGACCACCGTGTGTTCTCCCTCCCGCAATTCCGCATCGCAGCCTCATTCTAACCCACATTCCTCGCAGAATCTATCAAGGACGCCGCCGGGAAGACCGCCAAAGGAGCGCTCGGATGGTACGCCGGTAATGAACCTGGCGGCGAACCAGGCGCTTTCCCAGAGAAGTGGTGGGAAGGGAGTGCTCTGTTTATGAGTCTGATCATCTACTGGTTCTACGCGGGCGACGACCAATACAATGACCTGATCATCGAGGGTATGCAGTACCAGGCGGGAGACAAAGGTGACTACCTGCCTGCCAAATACAAATCTTATCTTGTACGCTTCTTTCGATGTCCCCTTTCGCCAATTTGATCGCCCGGTATTAACTCAACCAGGGAAACGATGACCAGTTTTTCTGGGGTGTTACTGCCATGCTGGCCGCCGAATACGGATTCCCCGAATCCAAAGATGGATTCTCGTGGTTGTCGCTGGCGCAAGGTGTGTTCAACACGCAGAAAGAAGAATGGGACGAGGACAATTGCGGGGGTGGTCTACGCTGGCAAATGGAACCCTACCAGAGCGGATACACGATGAAGAACTCGATTTCCAACGGTGGTTTCTTCCAACTCGCCGCCCGTCTCGCTCTCTACACGCAAAACGATATGTACGCCGACTGGGCCCAGAAGGCCTGGGACTGGTCGGTTTCCTCGCCGCTGGTGAACAACAAGACTTGGAATGTTGCCGACTCGaccgacatcaacaacaaatgCTCGACGCAGGGTAACAACCAGTGGTCATATAATTACGGCGCGTACCTCACAGGCGCAGCTTACATGTACAACTACGTTGGTCTCCCCCTCATTTCTGATTCTGTTGCCTGGACCCCCCGCCGCTAACCAAGCCAAACCAATCACAGACCGAGAAAGCAGAGTGGAAAAAGGCCGTCGATGGTCTCCTTGAGAAAGTCCTCGAGCAATTTTTCCCCCAGAAGATGGGCGGCGGGAAGATCTTCTCCGAATTCCTGTGTGAGCCATCCGGATTGTGCAACTTCAACGAAATTCTCTTCAAGGGCGTCGTCTCACACTGGTTAACACTGGTCGCGCTCCTTATCCCCGAAACCTACGACAAGATCTTCCCCAAACTGCAAACCTCCGCACAGGCAGCCGCGCAGGCATGCAGCGGATCCGGCAACAACACCTGCGGCATCAAATGGTACACCGAGAAGTGGGACGGCTCGATTGGCATGGAACAACAGATCATCGCCACCGATATTCTCGGGTCCGTGCTCGTCTCCGAAAAGAAAACCCCCCCGCTCAACACCAATACCGGTGGAAACAGCAAGAGTAACCCCAATGCCGGCAGTGATGAAACGGGAAGCCCCGACGAACCAAAGCCGATTACGGCCGGTGATCGCGCAGGCGCGGGTATCCTGACGGTTCTGTTCGTTGGGGCCTGGGGTAGTATGATTGCCTGGATGGTTCTGGGTGAGCCTTTAGTAGGGTAATGTGGTCTTGATATATTTCTTCTCATTTCACGTTGTTTATGTTTTTAGCCTATATTACTGTACATTCTCAGTGCCGGTTAGGAGGAGTCTTTGAGCTAGATTTGTGAATACTATTCGGATCAACTAGCAGGTTGGGAGTTAGAATATCATGTCATCTATATGATACATTTTGTCCCTAGCATTACTCACAATACGTGTAGACATCTAGAAGTACCAAACACCAGGATGCCCTGGATGATTCAAGCATTCCCTGACAGCTTACAAGCTGACTGAGCTTATACACGCACTGTGTGGATCCTTGATGAGTAGGACTCGAACCAGAACTTGGATGTGGGCAAGTATCCATGAGCTTATCCCGGATTACCTCCGGGCTGTACAGTTAGTGTCGCGTCGTGATCCAAGCATGGCCACCTCCTATTCAGACAGGACCGGAATAAACCCTCTCTCATATCCCCAGTCTATTCCCGCTATTGTGATCATgaaatattatctattatctcCAGCTAATCCATACTGAGCACTGCTGTAATTCAAGGACCCAAGCATAATGTCACTACCCATCCTATCCCTCCATTCCCAACCCATAAGCACCCATCTATCCAACCCTAATATGCCCACTCAAGCATAGCTGACTCCGCccgacctcttcctcgcgaAGAAAGTATACGCGACAACACCCAGACACGTTACAAAGCTGATGAACATGAACGCGGTGTCTGCCTTGGCAGAGATACATCGGCTCTTCAACTCCCCTTGGCTGTCTGTACCATAGCCACATCCCCATTCGCCGTTCTGGTCCCTTATGCACCCGCCGTTAGTGAGCGGGTTCTCGAATGTGGAGTGGATGTCGCCGCAGGTAATATCGCGGAGGAGAACGGCGTATGCCTGGTGGGTCGAGTTTTCATTAGTTCTGTTTTGTTGTTCTATGCAGGGAGCTTAATGGCGATTTGCGGGATATGAAAGGTGTAATGAAGTCTTACAATTCCCGAAGCAAGCATCGTAAGTGATGACAGTCCGTCCAGCGCCAAGGTAACAATTCCCTCTAGGGACGAGACGGATATCGCTGCGACTCCCACAAGGGCAACGAAaacgccgaagccgccgcAGAATGCTGCGTAGTTTGTCGCTGGCGGGACCGATTCGAACCGCTGGCCGCGAGCAAGGTCAACAGAAATTCCTAGGACAACGATTGCGAATATGGCCTGAGATTATGAGTCAGTCAATCATATGTAGAGGTATTGGCGAGCGGGTACTTACCTGGAAGCCGCGCAGGATTCCTGTAATCAAGTGCATGTTGTTGGGGATAGTCGTTTTGTCGTTGTAGAACAGTGCCGGCCTGCAACTCAACTTTAACTGAGATGAAGCCCTGAGGGAAAGCTTTTCAAAAACAAAATTTTGCCAAAGTTCAGGACGCTCATTAATAGCAGTGACCCCTAGAAACTACATCAAACCCCCGGCGCCAAAAGGGGCGGTGCTCTTGCAGCCTCTTGGTCTCATGTTGGGCCCATATAGTAGCACCAATGCATATCTGGTGGGACGCGCTAGGCAAGTTGGACAAACTTAAGTTGCAGAAACATCCACGACGAGGCTGAGTTGTAAGAACGCCAAGTTTTAGCCAAAAACTTGGTTGTTGATACCGGCGCTTAATGAGTGGTATGCGAAGACGCTCCAGCACCGTCGCGGGGCCGTTCAGCCAGGGCAATGGTGATCTTTCCAGGGCGGAAAGTGGAAAGTAGCCCCAATACCTCACTTGGTTACAGAATACAGCTAGTTAGCAAGATTGGGTTTGCATGTCGGTAGTGCTGTCACCCTGCAGGTGGTTTCGAGCTCCCTGCTTCTCTGGTGTAGCACAGCACCGGGCAACATGAAACGTGTGGCTGAGGTGTACAATTAACGTCCTTGAGGTTATTTAATTACCATGTACTATTCCCAGCTGGTTTGATTAACTGCATTCTCCGGCAGGCTGCAGGTTGGGGCCTATATTTATCGCTGATCATTTGCTCAAAGCACTTGGCTGGGATTTTGCTGAGCTTGATCCACAAGCAGAAGCCCAAACGAATCTAACTCGGCAGTGCGCGGATATAACTGAATATCTATGGCAGTCTATCAAACAGCGGGATGGCTTTCTTCGATCAAGCATGGCCTCTTCAACATCGGTACCCCTAATACCTATCTAGTTTGTTCAAGCTTCAAGGGCTTTCCGTTTACTCAAGATTCGATGGAAGCCTCATTCTAAAGCCAAGTACCTTTGGAAACTCGGTAAAATTCTTCGATGAGTGTTCACGTAAAGGATCACAGAAGCTTTCATCGAAATTAGTCTCCTCGAGCGCATCCATGGTGAGGCCTGCTTGAAAGAATGGAGCGAAGAGCTGGTTCAAAGGTCGATGGAACATGTACTAAACGTGTTATTGAGTTATTCATTGGAAAATACCGAGCTACTCACCGGCGACTCATTTTGCCCTTTGAAAACCAACTGCCTGGCTGGAGGGACGTTCAGGTATTTAGTCATGACAATCGAGCGGTTGACTACTCGCTGGCCGGTCTCTGGGTCCTCGTGGACCATTATCTGCCGAGCTGCCCCAGATGTGAAGAACAGTGGATGAAGCAGAGTAGCAACAAAACTAAGGGGCTGTCAGAACCATCCTTGAAGATAGAAAAAGCTCAGCACTCACCAACCGTTTGGCGTTAGCAGTTGTTTCAAAGACCTTGCCAACAGTCCCAGATCCTGAATGTCCATGAGAGCCATATTCATGGAAATGACATCGAAACCGCCAACCTATTCAAGAGTCAGATTGTGAGGTTGTTACCTAATCAATGAGGCCTGAACTAACCACTAAGTCGGTGTTGGCTGTCATGAATTTATCCCAGGATGCTTGGTCTGTGACATCCAGGCAGTGGTAGGATATCTTTTCCCTATATATGGAACTGTCTGTTCGTGCCCTTGCACGGTCCAGCATCGAAACAGCACCGTCGGTGGCAGTAACAGAGGCTGCTTCCTGGGCTAACCAGCGTGCCACTAGACCATTACCAGTTGCAAGGTCCAAGGCACGAAATCCTTCTGGTCTTTCAACGAGCTTCTCTAAAATGGGAAGTTCAAGGAAGCGAAAGTAGTCGTTTCCTTCATTCCCCATTCCCTCATCCCAATCAGAAGCAAAATCCTCCCAGGGGCCCAGAAAAGAGTTGTTCAAAGGCATATCGACGACAGATTCTGATGAAGAAATCAGTCTGACGGGAAGGAAAAGACTGAACTGGCCTTCAAGCCTGCTTAGCCAAGAAGTAGATACGAGCTACCCCGCTAGTGCTTTGTTCTGTTCAGGTTGTAATAGGTAAGTAAATATTGTGCATCCTAGTCGTACGACGTATCCTGCCCAGAGGAGGTGGTTTTAGCAGGAGGATGAAATGGTTTGAGATCTCCGTGCTACTCAGAAGGATTGTACCACACACTGTACCCACCAACCAGCGTCCGCAGAAGGGGCTTTCAGTAACCAGTCATACGTGGCTTGGCTGTGGCTGTAACCACGAAAAAAATACCCTGATAATGGTGGTAGGcgagagaaaaagaaatgaaaaaaaTGACAAGGGTGGGATTCGAACCCACGCCAAATTAATGACGCGGAAacttgagaagatcaagagagGGATCCGAGTTAGGAAGCCTTAACCGCGCGCCTTAGACCGCTCGGCCACCTTGCCAATTGATGGAAAATGCTGCCAACTCTTGTCAGAACAGCGGCCATTAGACTTAGGCTATGGCCCACCAAGTGCGTCCTTTCGATGCACGTTATTGTTGCCAAACACAACTatgtatataatatactgaAACGTTGtggtttattattagtactaagTACTATAGCCTCGGGTTTAACATTTCGAGTTCTTAAAATGTGGCATCGCTCAATGTTAACTGACTTGGTCTTATTATAtggttgtatatatattttctctCATGCTCC
This sequence is a window from Aspergillus puulaauensis MK2 DNA, chromosome 6, nearly complete sequence. Protein-coding genes within it:
- a CDS encoding class I SAM-dependent methyltransferase (COG:S;~EggNog:ENOG410PRMB;~InterPro:IPR029063,IPR041698;~PFAM:PF13649,PF13489,PF08242,PF08241,PF13847), which encodes MPLNNSFLGPWEDFASDWDEGMGNEGNDYFRFLELPILEKLVERPEGFRALDLATGNGLVARWLAQEAASVTATDGAVSMLDRARARTDSSIYREKISYHCLDVTDQASWDKFMTANTDLVVGGFDVISMNMALMDIQDLGLLARSLKQLLTPNGCFVATLLHPLFFTSGAARQIMVHEDPETGQRVVNRSIVMTKYLNVPPARQLVFKGQNESPYMFHRPLNQLFAPFFQAGLTMDALEETNFDESFCDPLREHSSKNFTEFPKVLGFRMRLPSNLE
- a CDS encoding oxygenase MpaB family protein (COG:S;~EggNog:ENOG410PVP7;~InterPro:IPR018713;~PFAM:PF09995), encoding MIDIAPKPTPSISISIDNDTIPLGETDLAIHELQSVAREGIALGAGTAAVLLQIAHPLVGQGVADHSTFASRTISRTEYTQMYIFAMIFGTDEEKAAMKAWVDKAHARVKGEAQVQVQNSGEYRNEAYDAMNPTLQLWVAATIYASMVGMYEKVYGELPPLKAELVYQAYACMGTSLQVPREMWPADRRAFKVYWDDVVQNQLYVTEDARGVLDELFHPKGLPLWARPIAWTLLPIVRPLTVEQLPVNVREGFGLKSTMATRAIAGLFMSTVMVTYPVTPGFIRHWQKTYSLRLMRKRMKNRGGKLLKL
- a CDS encoding cytochrome b5-like heme/steroid binding domain-containing protein (COG:C;~EggNog:ENOG410PR4X;~InterPro:IPR036400,IPR001199;~PFAM:PF00173); protein product: MAEIQTTTVSVAVQPEKTAEAPAVIPVDVDNIYTRDELLIHNKDGDLWLAIDGTVYDLTKFSEEHPGGQKILLGVAGTDASKKYRKYHGDNILQRYAKDYKIGTLKIDIPAKESKGLFSRFKRKK
- a CDS encoding glycoside hydrolase family 76 protein (CAZy:GH76;~COG:G;~EggNog:ENOG410PFRH;~InterPro:IPR014480,IPR008928,IPR005198;~PFAM:PF03663;~SECRETED:SignalP(1-18);~TransMembrane:2 (n3-13c18/19o307-324i428-448o);~go_function: GO:0008496 - mannan endo-1,6-alpha-mannosidase activity [Evidence IEA];~go_process: GO:0005975 - carbohydrate metabolic process [Evidence IEA];~go_process: GO:0016052 - carbohydrate catabolic process [Evidence IEA]), with translation MRLAFLATWLASIGRISALQIQLDDHQSIKDAAGKTAKGALGWYAGNEPGGEPGAFPEKWWEGSALFMSLIIYWFYAGDDQYNDLIIEGMQYQAGDKGDYLPAKYKSYLGNDDQFFWGVTAMLAAEYGFPESKDGFSWLSLAQGVFNTQKEEWDEDNCGGGLRWQMEPYQSGYTMKNSISNGGFFQLAARLALYTQNDMYADWAQKAWDWSVSSPLVNNKTWNVADSTDINNKCSTQGNNQWSYNYGAYLTGAAYMYNYTEKAEWKKAVDGLLEKVLEQFFPQKMGGGKIFSEFLCEPSGLCNFNEILFKGVVSHWLTLVALLIPETYDKIFPKLQTSAQAAAQACSGSGNNTCGIKWYTEKWDGSIGMEQQIIATDILGSVLVSEKKTPPLNTNTGGNSKSNPNAGSDETGSPDEPKPITAGDRAGAGILTVLFVGAWGSMIAWMVLGEPLVG